The Marinomonas maritima genome segment CCGGAATAGCTCCATACGACATCGGCTGGAGAGAGTATTTTTTTGAAGTGATCGTTAGCCACTTTTAAAATGTACTGGGTTTCTTCTTCGGTAATCGCTACATCGTTAGGGTTGCCCTTGTACTCAACATCGGTTGTACCTAGCAACGTGTAGTGTTCACGATAAGGAATTGCAAAAACGATACGCTTATCCGTGTTTTGCATAATAAATGCATTAGAGTGCTGATATAGCTTCGGTACTACGATATGGCTTCCCTTGATCATGCGAATGCCATATGGGGCTTTTTGCTCCAGTTTAGTTTCGATAAATGATGATACCCAAGGCCCTGCGGCGTTTACTAACGCTTTCGCGGTTATCTCGTGGGTTTCTTTAGTTATCTGATCTTCTAGGCTTATATGCCATTGATTGTCGACACGTTTTGCTGAAGTACAGCGAGTGCGAGCAAAAATAGAAGCGCCGTTTTGTTGTGCGCTAAGAGCGTTGGTCACAACTAAACGAGCATCATCTACCCAGCAATCTGAGTACTCAAAGCCTTGTGTTATATCGTCTTTTAGCGGGCTGTCAGCGCTGTACTTTACGCCTTTTGAGCTTAGCAGGGTGTCACGTTTCCCTAAGTTGTCGTAGAGAAATAACCCAATGCGTATTAGCCAAGCTGGGCGTAAATGAGGTCTATGTGGCATTTGGAAGCGCATGGGGGTGACTAAGTGAGGTGCTATTTTTAACAGTACTTCACGTTCTGTTAACGCTTCTTTCACAAGACGAAATTCGTAGTGTTCCAAATAGCGTAAGCCACCGTGAATCAACTTACTGCTTGACGATGAGGTGGCGTGAGCCAAATCTCCCATTTCGCAAAGGCCAACATTCAAGCCGCGTCCTGCCGCGTCAGCAGCGATTCCGGTGCCGTTAATGCCGCCGCCAACAACAAATAGGTCAAAATGGGAGTGATTCATGCAAAGCCTCACGATTTATATACGAATGTGTATGTTCGAAAATGAACATTTGAGTTCGATATTAAACCTCTATGTGTCTCATGACAATATCGGTTTGTAAGATTTTGGTGAATATTTGATCTTTTTGATGAAAAAACGGAAGTGGCAAACCTCAATTAAGCTGGTAGTGCTGTGCCCAAGGGTTACTTGGGCGTACAAAGCTCTAATCGTACTTTGTGTTCTTTCATCATGTTAATGATGGCTTTTGGCGGCTGCTCGTCGGTAAACAGCCTGTCGACTTGTGAGATATTGCCTAAGCGGACAACGGCGTTACGGCCGAATTTAGCACTGTCAGCTGCAAGAAAAACAGTACGAGAGTTATTGATAATACTTTGTGCAACGCGAACTTCTTGATAGTCGTAATCCAAAAGTGAACCGTCATTTGGGTCTATACCACTGATACCTATAATACCAAAGTCTACTCGGAATTGATTGATGAAGTCGATGGTGGCCTCTCCCATAACGCCACCGTCACGAGAACGAACCGTGCCACCAGCAATGATGACAGTAAAGTCTTCTTTTCCGCTCAAGATAGCGGCGACGTTTAAATTATTAGTAATAACTTGTAGGCCTTGGTGATTCAATAATTCTCGCGCAACCGTTTCGGTTGTTGTGCCTATATTGATAAACAGGGAAGCATGATTAGGGATTTCAGCGGCAATTTTTTTAGCAATTTGTTCTTTTGCTGGAAGTTGTAATATTTGTCGGGTTGCATAAGCCACGTTGGTGGTGCTGGAATCGTAACTAGCGCCACCATGGTGTCGGCGTATTTTATCCGCTTTAGCCAACTCATTGATATCTCTGCGAATGGTTTGCGGTGTAACGGTAAATTGGCTGGCCAATTCATCAATTGTGACATAGCCCTTTTCTTTTACTATGGCGACAATATTGTCTTGGCGAGAGAGTTGACCCATATTGTTTTATTCTCCTGAAAAAGGTTACTACTTGCTAAATGTGTACACATTGGTTTTTAATATGGAATATTCGTATTTGAATATTCATGTTCAAAAAACAAAACAACAATTAAGTCGCTCGATTTTTGAGTGGCTGTGACTTCAAAGAGAATTCACTATGGCGCATTATATTCTTGCTATCGATCAAGGTACTACCAGTTCTCGAGCTATTTTATTTGACGAAAAAGGCACCCGTGTCGGTCAATCTCAGCAAGAGTTCCCGCAAATCTTTCCGGATGACGGTTGGGTTGAGCATGATCCAGAAGATATTTGGTCATCTACCTTAGCTGTTTGTCGATCTGTTCTTAAGGATACAGGGATCGATGCCCAAGCGATAGCAACCATAGGTATCACAAATCAGCGTGAAACGACCATTCTATGGGATACTGAGACGGGTAAGCCGGTATATAACGCGATTGTGTGGCAAGACCGCCGAACGAGTGGATTCTGTCAATCTTTAAGTGATCAGGGGTTGGGTGAAAAGGTTCAAGAGAAAACAGGTCTTTTAATCGATCCTTATTTCTCAGCCACAAAAATTCGTTGGATTTTAGATAACGTTGAAGGGGCTCGAGAAAAAGCGCAGGCGGGTCGTTTGGCTTTTGGTACGGTTGACAGCTTTTTGTTGTGGCGATTAACCAAGGGTAAGTCTCATAAAACCGACGCGACAAATGCTGCGCGTACGATGGCGTTTAATATTCATACGCAAGAGTGGGATGACGAACTGATTCAGATTCTCGGTATAGGGGATGTTATTTTCCCTGAAGTGATGGATTGCAGTGCTGATTTTGGTGTTATTGATGCTTCTTGGTTAGGTGCTGAAATTTCGGTGAATGGTATTGCTGGTGATCAACAGGCGGCGTTGGTTGGACAAGCGTGTTTTACACCCGGCATGGTAAAAAGCACCTATGGTACTGGCTGCTTCTTGATTCTGAACACGGGCGATAAGGCTATTCGATCAGAACATAAGCTGCTGACAACGGTTGGCTATCGTTTAAATGGCAAAGTCACTTATGCATTAGAAGGCAGTATTTTTGTGGCTGGCGCCGCTATTCAATGGTTGCGTGATGGGCTGAAGCTTTTTGCCGATGCGAAAGAAACACAGAGCTTAGCAAAGAAAGCGTTGAATGATGATTCGGTTTATCTTGTGCCTGCCTTTACTGGTCTGGGTGCGCCGTATTGGGACCCAGATGCACGTGGCGCCATGATAGGGCTTACTCGTGACACAAGTGTCGAAGACATTGTGAGTGCGGGTTTGCGCTCTGTGTGTTATCAAACGAGAGACCTTGTTGGTGCGATGGCGCAAGATGGCGCGACATTTAGTTCTTTACGTGTTGATGGCGGAATGGTAATAAATGATGTGATGGTGCAATTCTTAAGTGATTTATTAGAAATTACGGTAGAGCGCCCTTGCGTAACGGAAACAACCGCACTTGGGGCAGCATTTCTGGCCGGTTTGCATGTTGGTCTTTATCAATCTTTAGATGATGTTGTTGGATTGTGGAAAGCGGATAAAAGCTTTGAGCCGACAATGGAAAAAGGTACAGGAGATAAATTGTATCAAGGTTGGCAAAAAGCAGTAGACCGTGTTCGCACGCGAAACTAAATCTTTACGATTTGATACATGTCATAGCTTGTACGATAAGGCAATTATGTCTAACTTTAAGAGTAAACGTTTTTAAAAAGGTTTAGAGAATGTCAAAGCAGTTTACTGAAGTACAAGAAGACGACTTTATGAAGTTTGGTGGTGAACGCCCAAGCTACTTAGCCATTGAAGATGCGCTAATGACGTTAGGTGGACACGGTGTAGGTGGTAACAATTTCAAAAATGAAATGGTGAAGCTGGCCGGTTGGACTGGTGGTGCGTTAACGACTTACGCGCAACGTCCAACTGTTGCACAAGCCGCGTTTAATCGAATTCGTGAGGTGCTGCCAAAGGCGACATCACCGGATGAATTGAGAGTATTGTTGAAGGGTTTGAAATAAAAAATTCGGTTAACAGTAATTAAAAAGGGCAACATTGAGTTGCCCTTTTTTATGTTATTCTGCGTCTGCAATGGCTCTAACGCCATATTCTTCGTCGAGGATACGACCAATAACATTATTGCCAGCAAGGTGGTGGGCGTATTGCATGTGTAGGCATCGCACTTGATCCCAGTTTGCTATACCGCCAATGCCTAATTTATCAAAGAGGTGTGTAAAGCCTTTTGCCTCAATGATGGCTTTGTGTTCATCACTCATGACTTCCCAGCGTCTTGCAATGTAATCGCGATGGGAGGCATGATGCGCTTCTCTTAGCTCTTCATCTTCTTTAATGCGCTGTTCCAATTCTTTTACGACGCCACTGCTTTCTATTTTAGCCAATGCTTTGTCTATGGCTTTGCTAGAAAGCCAGTAAAGCGTAGGAAAGGGTTGATCAAATACCCAGGTTTCCATTTCTAAGACTTGCGGTGTTCCATTAGGTGAATAATGAGCAACTGAATTGATTCCGTTAGGTGTGCGTTTGAGCTGTGCTGTGATGATGTCGATATCACGCTGAGAAAGTTTTTTTGTCATTGTAGGGTCTTATTAAATGCTGAATGCTGGAAAGCTTGCGGCAAATTTTTGTATCCATTCGGCAGCAGCTTCATTGTAGTTAAGTCTTCGCCCCTGAATTTTTGCTTGGCGTCGATAATGCTCTATCTGAGAGAGTTGCTCGATCATGCGAACACAATAGCATTCTTCATTGGTGGGGAATTCAATGGCGATACGATAGCCGTCTTTTTCTTTGTTGCACCAAACCACACGGCCAGAAACGCAGAAATTCGGGTCTATTTCTTCCAGTGTAATCCTTACCGAGCGTCCATTGTCAAATGGGCGGAGGGCAACATAGGTTATACCGACAAACCCAGCTCTTCCTTCATTAATTGGAGGAAAGGGCTGATCTTCTATTAGCGTAATGTCTAACGGAAGGTCTCTCGGATGTAAAACAAATTCCATCGCAACAAGCCAGCTACTATTTCAGATATTCATGTTATCGGCCAAGGAGGCAGAGTGTTTAAAAAAGAATGCGAATTGTACGCTTTTTACCCTGTCTGTACAGATCAATTTTAAGATGTCTAAGCCCTAAATCATAACTTCTACTTATATGGAGAAGGGCGCTGTGTCTCGCTTTGCGCTCATTGTTGCTTAGTGTATTAAATTAGCTTAGATCAGTTTGTCTGTTGCTGACAAAGTCTGCCCAATTCTCTTAGGGCTGCATCGGTTTTATTGTCCCAATTTAGTGCGTAATTCAGTCTGAAATGATGACTAAACTGCGCGGTTAAACTGAACGCTAATCCTGGAAGTAAGCCAATATTGCTCTCTAGTGCTTGGGAATGAAGCGTCATGGCATCGACCGTGTTTGGTAAAGTGACCCACAGTAAAAATCCCCCTTTTGGGGTCGAGGTTTGTGTGCCTGTTGGAAAGTGCTCTAAAATTAGTGCTTGGCAGCGGGCTAAGTTATCTTGGTACGCCAATCGAGTTTTTCGTAGATGACGATCGTATGCCCCGTTTTCTAAAAAATTGGCGATGGCGGTTTGTGTTAAGGTCGGAATCGCTAAAGATTGCACATACGCATAATGTTCAATCTGTGTTTGAAATCGTCCGCCGACAATCCAACCTACGCGAAACCCAGGTGCGATGCTTTTAGAAAAAGAGCTGCAATAAATAACAGTGTTAAGCTTGTCGTCTGCTTTGAGAGATCGCTCGCGCTTGTCCTTGTAGCTGAGTTCGCCATACACGTCATCTTCAATGAGCGTGAAGTTATGTTGTACGGATTGGTCGATAATACGTTGTCTTGCTTGGTGGCTGAGTGTGGCACCAATCGGGTTTTGATTATTTGGTGTGACAATGCAGGCTTTAATACCCCACTTTGCGGCGGCTTGTTCTAATAAATCTAAATCTATTCCGTCCTCAGCCGAGCAGGGAATTTCAATGGCTTTTAAGTTGAGTATTTCGATGGCTTGTAAGACACCATGATAAGCAGGGCTTTCTATGGCGATAGTGTCGCCAGCCTTGGCAACGGCTTGTAATGACAGCATTAAGGCATTTTGGCAGCCTAGTGTGATGGTGATGTCATCGGGTTGTAGTTGACAGCCGCTGTCTAGCATTCGGATGGCTATCTGACGGCGCAAGCTTAATGAACCGGGTGTAAACTCGTAGGCCGCACAGATTTCTGGCTCTAAACGCATAAGTCGACCAACAGAGCGCTGTAGTTGTCGTATCGGCAAGAATTGGCTTTTTGGAATGGCTGCACCAAATTGAATGATATTGTCGTCTTGTGACGCGTGCAGTAAGCGCCTTAAAAGTGCATGAATGGTGCCATCATTTTGAGTAGGTTCAATTTTTGCTGACTCGATTGGCTGTAGTTGATTTTCTTGGACGAAATAGCCTTTTTGCGGTCGTGCTTTAATGACGCCTCTGTCTTCTAGTAAACTATAGGCTTGTAGCACAGTGGCAACACTGACTTCCATTTGTTTACTGGACTTTCGAACTGATGGGATTTTTGCGCCTGGTAAGAAAATACCTTCATGAACTTGGTGTTCAATTTGGTTGGCGATTTTTTCGTATAAGGGGCAATCCATAAAGCGCAATTCGAATTCATTAAAGAGAGGGTCAATCTACCAGATTGGTGGATTGAAAGAAATCTATGCGGATCAGCAAGGTGACGTTTATAGATTCACGTCGCATGTTATTTGACGTTGATGATGCGTCATTGTTTGTAAATAAAGTGTTATGGTTTTCCTGTATGATTGGTTAGTTTTTAGTAAATGTGAGTGTCTTTCAGTTGAATGGGGACATAGAGAGCTTAGAGTAGAGATTAATTTAGAGGTCGATTATGTCGTTGTCCGTTATTCAAAGGATTTTATTTGGTTTTAGTATTCTACTACTGCTTTTATTGATGATTGCTGCATCGGGTTTTGTAGGCATTAATAAAATCGAGGATCGACTGAACATAGTTACGGGAAAAGTGGCCACCATTTCGTCTACGAGTAATGCCTTAAAAGACGAGTTGAGCTTAGCAAATGCCGCCGTGTTACAGTATTTACTGAGTAAAAAACCCGATTCGTTAGAAAATTTATCTGGGCGCTTTTCACTGCATAAACAAGAGTTTAGTGAGGTATCTAATCAACTGTCTGTTCAGCTTCAAGGCCTTCCTGATATGAATCAGGCGTTGGAAAATATCAACGCAGAAGTTGAACGTTTCTTTGGTTATACCGATATCGCCTTTTCTAATCACAAGAAAATGCTAGAGCTACAAGCTGTAGTGCCAGATGAAAAACTGGATTTGAAAGATGCGATCAATTTTACGTCTGAAGATTTGGGCATGTTAGAGACGGATGGTGATACGTCAGAAGTTCAATTTGCTGCGTCCTATATGCAAAGCCAAATACAAAGCCTGCAAGTGTCAGTAAACGATTATTTTGATGTCCGTAGTTTAGAAAATATGCGGTCATTTCGCGATGAAATGGCATCTATCATTACGAGCTTGAAGGATAAAGAGTCGTATTTAAATGATGACAACATCAATGATCTGGTTAGTGAGATTGAGATAGGTGTTGCATCAGATGAAGGTGTGGTAGCGAAACAATATGAAAGTGCTCGTTTACTTCAAGAGTCTGAAACCTTGGCTAAGCAGTTGTCAGACAGCATGGAGATCGTGAATACATCAGTACAGGAATTATTGTCCGCGACAAAACAAATGGGTGAGGAAGCAAAAGCTGAAGCGAGCGATGCAGCGACGTTATCGACGCTTATTATCGGAATCGTGCTTGTGGTATCGATTGTGATTGCTGTGCTGGTGGCTTTGTGGGTTAGCCGAAGTATTCGACTACCGTTAAAAGAAGTGATGACTGTCTTGGGTAAAATATCAGATGGTGATTTCACTCAGCGTAGTAACGTCCAAACCAAAGATGAGTTTGGCGAGCTATCGGGTTGGGTCAATGGACTGGTTGCCAAATTACAAAGCGTGATGGCTGAAATAGATCAAGTTTCTAATAATGTCGCCGAATCTGCCGTCAGTAATGTTCGCTTAGCAGCGAACTCTAAACGATTGATGAAAGCGCAGAATGACAAAACGACGGAAGTGGCATCATCTATGTCTGAAATGGTTTCTGCAGTAGATCAAGTGGCGAAAAGTTCAGAGGTTATTTTGCACCAAATTCAGTCGGTTGACCAAAGAGCCAATCATAATCGTGCTTTGATGGATGCAAATATTCAAAAAATAGAGCTCCTTCTTGCAAAAATTGAAGAGTCTACAGAAGTTGTTAATCAGCTTGATGAGCATTCCAAGAACATCGATCGTATCTTGGATGTGATTCAAGCCATTGCAGAGCAAACGAATCTATTGGCATTAAATGCGGCCATCGAAGCGGCGCGTGCTGGTGAGCAAGGTCGAGGGTTTTCTGTGGTGGCAGATGAGGTTCGTACTCTAGCAACTCGCACACACAGTTCTACCGAAGAAATACAACGCGTTATCGTTCAATTACAACAAGGCGTGACGAAAACGGTTGGCAGTATGGAAGAAAGCCGTAAGAGTGCTAATGCCAGTGTTGAAGAGGCTCGTACAGTTGGATTGTCGTTAGCTGAATTGCAAAGCAGCATGGCAGAGATACGTGATTTGAGTACGCAAATAGCGGCAGCGGCTGAAGAACAGTCTGCGGTTTCGCAAGAAGTTAAGCTGAATGTGCTTGAGATATCTGAGATGTCTGAACAAGCGGCATTGGGTTCGGATCAAAGCGAGAGTGACAGTGAAGGCTTGTCAAAGTTAGCGGCTCATCAGAAACATCTACTTCGCCAGTTTAAGATTGTTTGATGGTTTTTCTAAGATAGATTGCGTTAGTATTAGTGTAACTTAATTCTCGGGAGATAAAGTCTATGTCGATTCTTGTTGGTGATATGTTGCCTCATGGTACGTTTCAAGTTATGGGAGAAGAAGGCCCTGAAACGATAGATGTGACTGAGTTTTTCTCAGGAAAAACTGTATTGATGTTTGCCGTACCGGGTGCTTTCACGCCAACGTGTAGTGCCAGTCATTTACCTGGTTTTGTTGTGCATTCTGATGACCTAAAAGAAAAAGGAATTGACGATATTATCTGCCTTTCCGTCAATGACGTCTTTGTGATGCATGCCTGGGGTCAAGCGAATAACGCAGAAAACCTTATTATGGCCTCTGACGGTCTGGCTGAGCTGACGTGCTCTATGGGTATGGAATTAGATATCTCGGCGGCAAAAATGGGGATTCGTAGTCGTCGTTACGCCATGTTAGTGTCAAATGGCATAGTGCAACAGTTATGGCTAGATGAGCCAGGCGAATACAAAGTCAGCTCTGCTGAATACGTATTATCTCAACTGTAGATATTCCGACACAAAAAAAACGAAACGACGCCATGTGCGTCGTTTTTTTGTGTTTGGTATTTATTAGTGAACCAAAGCTCGTTCTATTTTGAGGGCTACAAAAAATATTATTATCACATGAAATAAAACTGTCTATCTCAAAATTTAATACCCTTTCGGCTAAATTGAAATAGCCAAATTGTCCTCATAAAAGAATACTCTTCACACATTGTGATGGAATGGCTTCACTCAATTCCATTGCACAGCAGTTTGTTACTTTAAATAAGAATAGAGAGTAGTCACATGATTATAGATTGCCATGGACATTACACGACAACACCGCCCGGTGTTGGTGAGTACCGCGATCAACAAAAAGCGCAGGTTGCTAAAGACCCTTATTTTGTTGGCGAAAAAGGCAAAGTCATTGTGTCGGATGACGAGATTCGCGACAGCATCATCAATAACCAGCTTCGTTTACAGCAAGAACGTGGCACGGACCTAACTATCTTTTCCCCGCGTGCGAGTTGGATGGGACACCACATTGGCAATGAATACACGAGCCAATATTGGACGGAGCATCAAAACGATTTAATTCGTCGCGTGTGTGACTTATTCCCAGAAAACTTTGCGCCTGTTGCGCAACTGCCTCAATCTCCTGGTGTTGATCCTGCTAAGTCTGTCGGTGAAATAGTCCGTACCATTGAAGAAATGGGGTTCCTTGGCATCAACTTGAACCCAGATCCAAGCGGCGGTTATTGGCAAGATAAGTCTTTGGGCGATCGTTCTTTTTACCCTATCTACGAAAAAATGTGTGAATACGACATTCCTGCAATGATTCACGTAAGTGCCGCTTGTAATGACTGTTTCCACACAACCGGTTCGCATTATCTGGGTGCCGACACGACTGGCTTCCAGCAATTGATGATGTCGGATGTGTTTAAAGACTTCCCTGAATTGAAAATCATCATTCCACATGGTGGCGGCGCGGTGCCTTACCATTGGGGACGTTTCCGCGGTATGGCACTAGACCAAGGCTTTGATCTTGCGGAACGTGTATTGAACAACATTTATTTTGATACCTGTGTGTACCATCAGCGTGGCATTGATTTGTTATTGGATATTATTCCAACGAAAAACATCCTATTCGCGTCTGAAATGATTGGTGCCGTACGTGGTATTGACCCAGAAACGGGTCACTATTTTGATGATACGAAACGTTATATAGATAACAACACTGTGTTATCCGCTGAGCAGAAACAAGCCATCTTTGAAGGCAATGCACGTCGTGTTTTTTCACGATTGAAAGCATAAGGCTCTCAATTAAAAGGGAAGGAAAGAATCATGCGAAATAATGTAGTAGTACAAAATATAGAACGTGCCGACCAAGTGGTAATCGATGGTTTGGCAGAATGCGGCGTGGCGACGATCCACGAATCTCAGGGTCGTATTGGCTTGCTTGCGCATTACTTACGACCGATCCAAATGGACAAAACCATTGCCGGTTCGGCGATCACCATTTCTGGTGCCGCGGGCGATAACTGGATGATGCACGTGGCGATTGAGCAATGTAAAGCGGGTGACGTGATGGTGTTCGCACCAACATCGCCTTCTAACCACGGTTTTTTCGGTGATTTGTTAGCAACGTCTGCGCAGTCTCGCGGTGTGGTGGGTCTGATCATCGACGGCGGCGTTCGTGATACGCGCGACCTTCGTCAAATGAATTTTCCGGTTTGGTCAAAAGCTGTGTTTTCTGAAGGTACGATTAAAGAAACCGTTGGCTCGGTCAACGTGCCGATGGTGTGCGCGGATGCTTTGGTGAACCCTGGTGACGTGATTGTCGCAGACGATGACGGTGTTGTGGTCGTACGTCGTGAAAACGCAGCAGAAGTGCTAGAACTGGCGCGTAAACGTATGGCGAATGAAGAGGCAAAACGCATTCGCATGGCAAATGGCGAATTGGGCTTGGACATTTATGACATGCGTCCACGTTTGAAAGAAAAAGGCCTTAAGTATGTCTAACGCATCAGACGTCCTAAAAAGTGCGCCGTGCATGTGGATGCGCGGTGGCACCTCAAAAGGGGCTTATTTTTTGGCATCGGATTTGCCGACGGATATCGAAGCGCGCGCGCGGTTTTTATTGCGCGTAATGGGCTCGCCGGATGAACGCCAAATTGATGGCCTCGGCGGCGCAGATCCTCTTACTTCTAAAGTGGCTGTGGTGAAAAAATCTGCCCGCGACGATGCCGATGTCGACTACTTGTTTCTGCAGGTGTTTGTTGATCAAGCCATTGTTACCGACGCACAAAACTGCGGCAATATTTTAGCAGGCATTGCCCCGTTTGCGATTGAGCGTGGTTTGGTAAACGGTCTTGAAGGTGAAACCTCGGTTCGTATTTTCATGGAAAATACCGGTCAAATTGCGGTCGCCCGTGTCTTGGTTAAAGACGGCGAAGTGCAGTATGAAGGCGACGCCCGTATTGATGGTGTGCCGGGTTTTTCGGCGGCGGTGCCGATTGTGTTTCAAGATACAGCCGGGTCAACTTGTGGTGCTTTGTTGCCGACCGGTAACGTGATCGATGTGGTTGATGGTATTGAAGTGACTTGTATTGATAACGGCATGCCTGTGGTTATCCTGCGAGCGGTTGACATGGGCATCACAGGGCAAGAGTCTCGTGAAGAGTTGGAAGCCAACGATACCTTGCGTGCAAAGTTAGAGTCGATCCGTTTGCAAGTCGGCCCGATGATGAATTTGGGCGATGTGAAAGACAAATCAGTGCCTAAAATGACCATGGTGAGCGCGGCAACCCATGGCGGTGCGATTTCGACACGTACGTTCATTCCTCATCGTTGTCATGCATCGATCGGTGTTTTGGCTGCGGTGAGTGTCGCAACGGCGGCGGTATTAAAAGGTTCACCTGCCAATGAAGTGGCTAAGTTTAAGTCTGATTCACGCATGACGTTGGATGTTGAACATCCAATTGGTGCTATGACCGTAATTTTGGATCAAGAAGACAGTGGCGAGATAGGCTCAGCCGC includes the following:
- a CDS encoding DeoR/GlpR family transcriptional regulator; amino-acid sequence: MGQLSRQDNIVAIVKEKGYVTIDELASQFTVTPQTIRRDINELAKADKIRRHHGGASYDSSTTNVAYATRQILQLPAKEQIAKKIAAEIPNHASLFINIGTTTETVARELLNHQGLQVITNNLNVAAILSGKEDFTVIIAGGTVRSRDGGVMGEATIDFINQFRVDFGIIGISGIDPNDGSLLDYDYQEVRVAQSIINNSRTVFLAADSAKFGRNAVVRLGNISQVDRLFTDEQPPKAIINMMKEHKVRLELCTPK
- the glpK gene encoding glycerol kinase GlpK, producing MAHYILAIDQGTTSSRAILFDEKGTRVGQSQQEFPQIFPDDGWVEHDPEDIWSSTLAVCRSVLKDTGIDAQAIATIGITNQRETTILWDTETGKPVYNAIVWQDRRTSGFCQSLSDQGLGEKVQEKTGLLIDPYFSATKIRWILDNVEGAREKAQAGRLAFGTVDSFLLWRLTKGKSHKTDATNAARTMAFNIHTQEWDDELIQILGIGDVIFPEVMDCSADFGVIDASWLGAEISVNGIAGDQQAALVGQACFTPGMVKSTYGTGCFLILNTGDKAIRSEHKLLTTVGYRLNGKVTYALEGSIFVAGAAIQWLRDGLKLFADAKETQSLAKKALNDDSVYLVPAFTGLGAPYWDPDARGAMIGLTRDTSVEDIVSAGLRSVCYQTRDLVGAMAQDGATFSSLRVDGGMVINDVMVQFLSDLLEITVERPCVTETTALGAAFLAGLHVGLYQSLDDVVGLWKADKSFEPTMEKGTGDKLYQGWQKAVDRVRTRN
- a CDS encoding methyl-accepting chemotaxis protein, with amino-acid sequence MSLSVIQRILFGFSILLLLLLMIAASGFVGINKIEDRLNIVTGKVATISSTSNALKDELSLANAAVLQYLLSKKPDSLENLSGRFSLHKQEFSEVSNQLSVQLQGLPDMNQALENINAEVERFFGYTDIAFSNHKKMLELQAVVPDEKLDLKDAINFTSEDLGMLETDGDTSEVQFAASYMQSQIQSLQVSVNDYFDVRSLENMRSFRDEMASIITSLKDKESYLNDDNINDLVSEIEIGVASDEGVVAKQYESARLLQESETLAKQLSDSMEIVNTSVQELLSATKQMGEEAKAEASDAATLSTLIIGIVLVVSIVIAVLVALWVSRSIRLPLKEVMTVLGKISDGDFTQRSNVQTKDEFGELSGWVNGLVAKLQSVMAEIDQVSNNVAESAVSNVRLAANSKRLMKAQNDKTTEVASSMSEMVSAVDQVAKSSEVILHQIQSVDQRANHNRALMDANIQKIELLLAKIEESTEVVNQLDEHSKNIDRILDVIQAIAEQTNLLALNAAIEAARAGEQGRGFSVVADEVRTLATRTHSSTEEIQRVIVQLQQGVTKTVGSMEESRKSANASVEEARTVGLSLAELQSSMAEIRDLSTQIAAAAEEQSAVSQEVKLNVLEISEMSEQAALGSDQSESDSEGLSKLAAHQKHLLRQFKIV
- a CDS encoding amidohydrolase family protein, which codes for MIIDCHGHYTTTPPGVGEYRDQQKAQVAKDPYFVGEKGKVIVSDDEIRDSIINNQLRLQQERGTDLTIFSPRASWMGHHIGNEYTSQYWTEHQNDLIRRVCDLFPENFAPVAQLPQSPGVDPAKSVGEIVRTIEEMGFLGINLNPDPSGGYWQDKSLGDRSFYPIYEKMCEYDIPAMIHVSAACNDCFHTTGSHYLGADTTGFQQLMMSDVFKDFPELKIIIPHGGGAVPYHWGRFRGMALDQGFDLAERVLNNIYFDTCVYHQRGIDLLLDIIPTKNILFASEMIGAVRGIDPETGHYFDDTKRYIDNNTVLSAEQKQAIFEGNARRVFSRLKA
- a CDS encoding aminotransferase-like domain-containing protein, whose product is MDCPLYEKIANQIEHQVHEGIFLPGAKIPSVRKSSKQMEVSVATVLQAYSLLEDRGVIKARPQKGYFVQENQLQPIESAKIEPTQNDGTIHALLRRLLHASQDDNIIQFGAAIPKSQFLPIRQLQRSVGRLMRLEPEICAAYEFTPGSLSLRRQIAIRMLDSGCQLQPDDITITLGCQNALMLSLQAVAKAGDTIAIESPAYHGVLQAIEILNLKAIEIPCSAEDGIDLDLLEQAAAKWGIKACIVTPNNQNPIGATLSHQARQRIIDQSVQHNFTLIEDDVYGELSYKDKRERSLKADDKLNTVIYCSSFSKSIAPGFRVGWIVGGRFQTQIEHYAYVQSLAIPTLTQTAIANFLENGAYDRHLRKTRLAYQDNLARCQALILEHFPTGTQTSTPKGGFLLWVTLPNTVDAMTLHSQALESNIGLLPGLAFSLTAQFSHHFRLNYALNWDNKTDAALRELGRLCQQQTN
- a CDS encoding PilZ domain-containing protein, whose protein sequence is MEFVLHPRDLPLDITLIEDQPFPPINEGRAGFVGITYVALRPFDNGRSVRITLEEIDPNFCVSGRVVWCNKEKDGYRIAIEFPTNEECYCVRMIEQLSQIEHYRRQAKIQGRRLNYNEAAAEWIQKFAASFPAFSI
- a CDS encoding peroxiredoxin gives rise to the protein MSILVGDMLPHGTFQVMGEEGPETIDVTEFFSGKTVLMFAVPGAFTPTCSASHLPGFVVHSDDLKEKGIDDIICLSVNDVFVMHAWGQANNAENLIMASDGLAELTCSMGMELDISAAKMGIRSRRYAMLVSNGIVQQLWLDEPGEYKVSSAEYVLSQL
- a CDS encoding DUF501 domain-containing protein, yielding MTKKLSQRDIDIITAQLKRTPNGINSVAHYSPNGTPQVLEMETWVFDQPFPTLYWLSSKAIDKALAKIESSGVVKELEQRIKEDEELREAHHASHRDYIARRWEVMSDEHKAIIEAKGFTHLFDKLGIGGIANWDQVRCLHMQYAHHLAGNNVIGRILDEEYGVRAIADAE
- the glpD gene encoding glycerol-3-phosphate dehydrogenase, with the translated sequence MNHSHFDLFVVGGGINGTGIAADAAGRGLNVGLCEMGDLAHATSSSSSKLIHGGLRYLEHYEFRLVKEALTEREVLLKIAPHLVTPMRFQMPHRPHLRPAWLIRIGLFLYDNLGKRDTLLSSKGVKYSADSPLKDDITQGFEYSDCWVDDARLVVTNALSAQQNGASIFARTRCTSAKRVDNQWHISLEDQITKETHEITAKALVNAAGPWVSSFIETKLEQKAPYGIRMIKGSHIVVPKLYQHSNAFIMQNTDKRIVFAIPYREHYTLLGTTDVEYKGNPNDVAITEEETQYILKVANDHFKKILSPADVVWSYSGVRPLLEDESSDPSAVTRDYTLHLDDKNHKAPLLSIFGGKITTYRKLALSAMTKLSPYFDNLGEAWTDSKPLPGGNLDMSLDAFTMKLQQDYPFIGANLARRFANSYGTLTHTLLDKVNSESELGQHFGNQLYQVEVDYLINHEWACSAEDILWRRTKLGLELTPDQVTTLEGYIQTKM